A genomic window from Flintibacter sp. KGMB00164 includes:
- a CDS encoding transketolase family protein, with amino-acid sequence MADVKKIATRDSYGNALKELGAEHDNLIVFDADLAGATKTATFQKAFPGRHFDCGIAEGNMIAVAAGASTMGLVPFASSFAMFAAGRAFEQVRNSIGYPHLNVKIGATHGGISVGEDGASHQCCEDFALMRSIPGMVVMSPADDVEARAMVKAAYEYVGPVYIRFGRAAVPVFHEEEGYTFEIGKGEVLQDGTDVAIIANGLMVAEAIEAGKVLAEAGISARIINMATIKPLDEELVLKAAKECGKIITCEEHNILGGLGEAVCGVLAEKCPTPVRRIGVNDEFGHSGPAAALLKQFGLSAEHIVEVAKDFCGK; translated from the coding sequence ATGGCAGACGTGAAAAAGATCGCAACCCGTGACAGCTACGGCAACGCTCTGAAGGAGCTGGGTGCCGAGCACGACAACCTGATCGTCTTTGACGCTGACCTGGCCGGCGCCACCAAGACCGCCACCTTCCAGAAGGCTTTCCCCGGCCGTCACTTTGACTGCGGCATCGCCGAGGGCAACATGATCGCTGTGGCCGCCGGTGCCTCCACCATGGGACTGGTGCCTTTCGCCTCCAGCTTCGCCATGTTCGCCGCCGGCCGTGCTTTTGAGCAGGTGCGTAACTCCATCGGTTATCCCCACCTGAACGTGAAGATCGGCGCCACCCACGGCGGCATCTCCGTGGGCGAGGACGGCGCGTCCCACCAGTGCTGTGAGGACTTCGCCCTCATGCGCTCCATCCCCGGCATGGTGGTCATGTCCCCCGCCGACGATGTGGAGGCCCGTGCCATGGTGAAGGCCGCCTACGAGTATGTGGGCCCTGTCTATATCCGCTTTGGCCGCGCCGCTGTCCCCGTGTTCCACGAGGAAGAGGGCTATACCTTTGAGATCGGCAAGGGCGAGGTGCTCCAGGACGGCACCGATGTGGCCATCATCGCCAACGGCCTGATGGTCGCCGAGGCCATTGAGGCGGGCAAGGTCCTCGCCGAGGCCGGCATCTCCGCCCGGATCATCAACATGGCTACCATCAAGCCCCTGGACGAGGAGCTGGTGCTGAAGGCCGCCAAGGAGTGCGGTAAGATCATCACCTGCGAGGAGCACAACATCCTCGGCGGTCTGGGTGAGGCTGTCTGTGGTGTTCTGGCCGAGAAGTGCCCCACCCCCGTGCGCCGCATCGGCGTCAACGACGAGTTTGGCCACTCCGGTCCCGCTGCCGCTCTGCTCAAGCAGTTC
- a CDS encoding GTP-binding protein, translating to MPDSRIPLYLITGFLDSGKTTLLIDTLNMDYFNDGQRTVLIRCEDGEEEYDQEKLSKRNCRLVPVEDQSQLTRDFLDEVERRYQPERVLLEYNGMWPIQILRDLKLPREWGLYQAIHVIDATTFEMYRTNMQSMIVDQVSEADMVLFNRCTPDMPLSGWKRSIRAVNRMCEIVFEDERGEELEVEDILPYSLDSDHLELEDDDYGIWYIDIQDHPERYEGKTVTFKAQAMTSMKLPKGTFIPGRNAMTCCVDDIRFFGFLCKYDRSRSLRKGEWVTVTAQIRWEHAAVYEGEGVVLYAQTVEKAEPPKDPLVYFR from the coding sequence ATGCCTGATTCCCGAATTCCTCTCTATTTGATCACCGGCTTTCTGGACAGCGGCAAGACCACCCTGCTTATCGACACCCTGAATATGGACTACTTCAACGACGGCCAGCGCACCGTGCTCATCCGCTGTGAGGACGGCGAGGAGGAGTACGACCAGGAGAAGCTGTCCAAGCGCAACTGCCGTCTGGTACCGGTGGAGGACCAGTCCCAGCTCACCCGCGACTTTCTGGACGAGGTGGAGCGGCGCTACCAGCCCGAGCGCGTCCTGCTGGAGTATAACGGCATGTGGCCCATCCAGATCCTCCGGGATCTGAAGCTGCCCCGGGAGTGGGGACTGTACCAGGCCATCCACGTCATCGACGCCACTACCTTTGAGATGTACCGCACCAACATGCAGTCCATGATCGTGGACCAGGTGTCCGAGGCAGACATGGTGCTCTTCAACCGCTGCACCCCGGACATGCCTCTGTCGGGCTGGAAGCGGTCCATCCGGGCGGTCAACCGCATGTGCGAGATTGTCTTTGAGGACGAGCGGGGCGAGGAGCTGGAGGTGGAGGACATCCTCCCCTACTCTCTGGACAGCGACCACCTGGAGCTGGAGGATGACGACTACGGCATCTGGTATATTGACATCCAGGACCACCCCGAGCGCTACGAGGGCAAGACCGTCACCTTCAAGGCCCAGGCCATGACCAGCATGAAGCTGCCAAAGGGCACCTTCATTCCCGGCCGCAACGCCATGACCTGCTGTGTGGACGACATCCGTTTCTTCGGTTTCCTGTGCAAATATGACCGCAGCCGCTCCCTGCGCAAGGGGGAGTGGGTCACCGTCACCGCTCAGATCCGCTGGGAGCACGCCGCCGTCTACGAGGGTGAGGGCGTGGTGCTCTATGCCCAGACCGTAGAAAAGGCCGAGCCCCCCAAAGATCCCCTGGTTTATTTCCGTTAA
- a CDS encoding CobW family GTP-binding protein, whose amino-acid sequence MTKIDIVSGFLGAGKTTLIKKLLDEVFRGEKIVLIENEFGQIGIDGGFLKDAGVEITEMNSGCICCSLVGDFGAALKQVLADYAPDRIVIEPSGVGKLSDVIAAVERVQAEAPDLHLNSFVTVVDATKAKIYMKNFGEFFNNQVEHASAILLSRTQKMDEAKLNTAVKLLRDKNAKAAILTTPWDQLTGAQILSAMEGGHSLAQELMEEIAHQHHHHEHDEHCDCGCHDHDHEHHHHDHEHEDEHHHHDHDEHCDCGCHDHDHDHHHHEHDHDHSCDEAACDACLACDMGHEHHHHHHDHDADEVFTSWGRETPRKYSREDLQDALSALAMGEDYGVILRAKGILPCDDGQTWLHFDLVPGEFQIREGAADYTGRLCVIGSDLKEEQLEKLFLLA is encoded by the coding sequence ATGACAAAAATCGACATTGTCTCCGGCTTTTTGGGCGCCGGCAAGACCACTCTCATCAAGAAGCTGCTGGACGAGGTGTTCCGCGGCGAGAAGATCGTACTCATCGAAAACGAGTTTGGCCAGATCGGCATTGACGGCGGCTTTCTGAAGGACGCCGGGGTGGAGATTACCGAGATGAACTCCGGCTGCATCTGCTGCTCTCTGGTGGGTGACTTCGGCGCGGCCCTCAAGCAGGTTCTGGCCGACTACGCCCCCGACCGCATTGTCATCGAGCCCTCCGGCGTGGGCAAGCTGTCCGACGTGATTGCCGCTGTGGAGCGCGTCCAGGCCGAGGCCCCTGATCTGCACCTGAACAGCTTTGTCACCGTGGTGGACGCCACCAAGGCCAAGATCTATATGAAGAACTTCGGCGAGTTCTTCAACAACCAGGTGGAGCACGCCAGCGCCATTCTTCTCTCCCGTACCCAGAAGATGGACGAGGCCAAGCTGAACACCGCCGTGAAGCTGCTGCGGGACAAAAACGCCAAGGCTGCCATCCTCACCACCCCCTGGGACCAGCTCACCGGCGCTCAGATCCTCTCCGCCATGGAGGGCGGCCACTCTCTGGCCCAGGAGCTGATGGAGGAAATCGCCCACCAGCATCACCACCATGAGCATGATGAGCACTGCGACTGCGGCTGCCATGATCACGACCACGAGCATCATCACCATGATCATGAGCACGAGGACGAGCATCACCACCACGACCACGACGAGCACTGCGACTGCGGCTGCCACGATCATGACCATGACCACCATCACCACGAGCATGACCACGACCACAGCTGTGACGAGGCTGCCTGTGACGCCTGCCTGGCCTGTGACATGGGCCATGAGCACCACCATCACCACCACGACCACGACGCCGACGAGGTGTTCACCTCCTGGGGCCGCGAGACGCCCCGGAAGTACAGCCGCGAAGATCTCCAGGACGCCCTGTCTGCCCTGGCCATGGGCGAGGATTACGGCGTGATCCTCCGTGCCAAGGGCATCCTGCCCTGCGACGACGGCCAGACCTGGCTGCACTTCGACCTGGTACCCGGCGAGTTCCAGATCCGGGAGGGCGCTGCCGACTATACCGGCCGTCTGTGCGTCATCGGCTCCGATCTCAAGGAGGAGCAGCTGGAGAAGCTGTTCCTGCTGGCGTGA
- a CDS encoding S41 family peptidase, producing the protein MKRIFSAGLSVALAFSLCLTPVSALTVQQAGALLEQFYVDQIPDSVLAQEDLDSMLEALGDPYTVYMTKEEYSAFLNSVNGETLVGIGVSIQKEVTEHGFLILSILPDSPAEQAGLEEGDCILSIDGVAVTASEQSSALTGQEGSRVTLTVLSGKTGTTRELTLTRRKVQVPIVTYSLVDGVAVIECISFGDTTAETISQALAQYDDLDRPFVLDLRSNPGGSTNAAADSVGSFIGRHNITYFRDSDGKYTQVYSSSDYADRTDQPLIILTDGNSASASELFSAAIRDYRAGIAVGGRTYGKGIAQIVLDEESAPGLFDGDALKITSYRFFSPDGATNDTIGVLPTLMISQEYAPAAALLLTAAQPQDSQGYWKLELAGCTFYISGEQATQEEYQDAFDQLLEALPPSAQLSQGAGGSQWTAVSPAQAAQASGLSYNCRWNYTDLEQCGYANDVATLSAYGLLGGFPDGSFRPEQSITRGEFAVLLASALNLRQSGSAGFTDVPSDAWYTKAVDAMVAKGFLAGRSSTSFAPQDSLTYEELVTILSAVSSWACMDGYAMADQPIFSGQQAAYAGLSDWAQAPAWRLSALGVELDLTAPQAPATRDQAAHLICQFLRASGLLWNV; encoded by the coding sequence ATGAAACGTATCTTTTCTGCCGGCCTGTCTGTGGCCCTGGCGTTTTCCCTGTGCCTGACTCCCGTCTCCGCCCTTACTGTCCAACAGGCCGGTGCTCTTCTGGAACAATTCTATGTGGACCAGATTCCCGACTCCGTTCTGGCCCAGGAGGATCTGGACTCCATGCTGGAGGCCCTGGGTGACCCCTACACCGTCTACATGACCAAGGAGGAGTACAGTGCCTTCCTGAACTCGGTCAACGGGGAAACTCTGGTGGGGATCGGCGTGTCCATTCAAAAGGAAGTCACGGAACACGGATTTCTGATCCTGTCCATCCTCCCCGACTCCCCGGCGGAGCAGGCCGGACTGGAGGAGGGCGACTGTATTCTGTCCATTGACGGGGTGGCCGTCACCGCCTCAGAGCAGTCCTCTGCCCTGACCGGTCAGGAGGGTTCTCGGGTCACACTGACCGTCCTCTCCGGCAAAACAGGGACCACCCGGGAGCTGACCCTCACCCGCCGCAAAGTACAGGTGCCCATCGTCACCTACTCTCTGGTGGACGGGGTGGCCGTGATCGAGTGCATCAGCTTCGGTGATACCACCGCAGAAACCATCTCCCAGGCGCTGGCCCAATACGACGATCTGGACCGCCCCTTCGTTCTGGACCTGCGCTCCAACCCCGGCGGCTCCACCAATGCCGCCGCAGACAGCGTTGGCAGCTTTATTGGCCGACACAATATCACCTATTTCCGGGACAGCGACGGGAAATACACTCAGGTCTACAGCAGCAGCGACTATGCTGACCGGACCGACCAGCCGCTCATCATCCTTACCGACGGCAATTCTGCCAGCGCCTCTGAGCTGTTTTCCGCCGCCATCCGGGACTACCGCGCCGGAATCGCTGTGGGCGGCCGCACCTATGGCAAGGGTATCGCCCAGATCGTGCTGGACGAGGAGTCTGCTCCCGGCCTTTTTGACGGGGACGCCCTGAAGATCACCTCCTACCGCTTCTTCTCTCCCGACGGTGCCACCAACGACACCATTGGTGTGCTGCCCACCCTCATGATCTCCCAGGAATATGCCCCGGCCGCGGCGCTGCTGCTCACGGCCGCTCAGCCCCAGGACAGCCAGGGATACTGGAAGCTGGAGCTTGCCGGCTGTACCTTCTACATCTCCGGCGAGCAGGCCACCCAAGAGGAATACCAGGATGCCTTTGACCAGCTGCTGGAGGCCCTGCCTCCCTCCGCCCAGCTCAGCCAGGGTGCCGGAGGCAGCCAGTGGACCGCCGTCTCCCCTGCTCAGGCCGCTCAGGCTTCTGGGCTGAGCTACAACTGCCGCTGGAACTACACCGATCTGGAGCAGTGCGGCTATGCCAACGATGTGGCCACCCTGTCCGCCTATGGGCTGCTGGGCGGCTTCCCGGACGGCTCTTTCCGGCCGGAGCAGTCCATCACCCGGGGCGAATTTGCTGTTTTGCTGGCCTCTGCCCTGAATCTGCGTCAGAGCGGCTCGGCAGGCTTTACCGACGTCCCCTCCGACGCCTGGTACACCAAGGCGGTGGATGCCATGGTGGCCAAAGGATTTTTGGCCGGACGGAGCAGCACCAGCTTTGCCCCCCAGGACAGCCTCACCTATGAGGAGCTGGTCACCATTCTCTCCGCTGTCTCCTCCTGGGCATGTATGGACGGCTACGCCATGGCCGACCAGCCCATTTTCTCCGGCCAGCAGGCTGCCTATGCCGGTCTGAGCGACTGGGCTCAGGCCCCCGCCTGGCGTCTTTCCGCCCTGGGAGTGGAGCTGGACCTCACCGCTCCTCAGGCTCCCGCTACCCGGGACCAGGCCGCCCACCTGATCTGCCAATTTCTGCGGGCTTCCGGCCTGCTTTGGAATGTATAA
- a CDS encoding transketolase, translated as MKGAIYLTAAEKKQLMATACKVRMGVIEGTHAAKAGHPGGSLSAADLFTYLYFKEMNVDPKNPKWEDRDRFVLSKGHTAPGLYAALALRGFFPESDLLTLRHIGSHLQGHPNMNETPGVDMSTGSLGQGVSAAAGMALAAKYQGKDCRVYTLLGDGEIQEGQVWEAFMLAHHYKLDNLCVIIDNNGLQIDGNIADVMSPYPIPEKLKAFGFEVAEIDGHDFDQMEAAFAKAKETKGVPFAIVMKTTKGKGVSYMENQAGWHGKAPNDEEYEKAMTELKAQLAEVEAM; from the coding sequence ATGAAAGGAGCGATCTACTTGACCGCAGCAGAAAAAAAGCAACTGATGGCCACCGCCTGTAAGGTGCGCATGGGTGTTATTGAGGGAACCCACGCCGCCAAGGCCGGTCATCCCGGCGGCAGCCTGTCCGCCGCTGACCTGTTTACCTACCTGTACTTTAAAGAGATGAACGTGGATCCCAAGAACCCCAAGTGGGAGGACCGGGACCGCTTTGTCCTGTCCAAGGGTCACACTGCCCCCGGCCTGTACGCCGCCCTGGCGCTGCGGGGATTCTTCCCTGAGAGCGACCTGCTCACCCTGCGCCACATCGGCAGCCACCTCCAGGGTCACCCCAACATGAACGAGACTCCCGGCGTGGACATGTCCACCGGCTCTCTGGGCCAGGGCGTCTCCGCTGCCGCCGGCATGGCTCTGGCCGCCAAGTACCAGGGTAAGGACTGCCGGGTGTACACCCTGCTGGGTGACGGCGAGATCCAGGAGGGCCAGGTGTGGGAGGCCTTTATGTTGGCCCACCACTACAAGCTGGACAACCTGTGCGTCATCATCGACAACAACGGCCTGCAGATCGACGGCAACATCGCCGACGTCATGAGTCCCTACCCCATCCCCGAGAAGCTGAAGGCCTTCGGTTTTGAAGTGGCTGAGATTGACGGCCACGACTTTGACCAGATGGAGGCCGCCTTTGCCAAGGCCAAGGAGACCAAGGGTGTCCCCTTCGCTATTGTGATGAAGACCACCAAGGGCAAGGGCGTCAGCTACATGGAGAACCAGGCTGGCTGGCACGGCAAGGCCCCCAATGACGAGGAATACGAGAAGGCCATGACGGAGCTGAAGGCTCAGCTGGCAGAAGTGGAGGCGATGTAA